In Zunongwangia profunda SM-A87, the following proteins share a genomic window:
- a CDS encoding SusC/RagA family TonB-linked outer membrane protein, producing the protein MSVFAQEKSITGKVIDEEGIPIPSVTVSIKGTSTGTVTDFDGMYSILAKAQDTILFSFIGFESQEVLVGDRNIINITLAENTAELEEVVVVGYGTQKRSDVTGSVASVPEERLENLPVTDVTQAIQGTTAGLNITQGSSVPGSSGSIQVRGVNSINGSISPFIVLDGIPFTGTINDINVRDIKSIQVLKDASEVAIYGTRGSNGVILIQTKRGVDGAPQINYRTYTAFEEFANILTPQGPESYAQKYEDYFSQAFPDREQDRILENQSEIDNYNLGRTTKWFEEATQTGIIQEHNLSIRGGNDKVKYFVSGLYLDQEGVIKGYNYKKFTMRSNLDVQITDWLKMGLNAFFANNNFDGGRANLLNATVMSPYSVPLQDNGEYLIFPMAPELLYANPLLGLTTDRYERERTLSGNAFFEIKPQFLEGLSYRMNTSYTLNPYEYRNYEGRAANNNRGIRKHRR; encoded by the coding sequence TTGAGCGTATTTGCCCAGGAGAAAAGTATAACAGGAAAAGTTATTGATGAAGAGGGAATACCAATACCCAGCGTTACTGTAAGTATAAAGGGAACTTCTACTGGTACTGTAACCGATTTTGATGGAATGTATTCTATTCTGGCAAAAGCGCAGGATACTATTTTATTTTCCTTTATTGGGTTTGAATCCCAAGAAGTACTTGTAGGGGATCGCAACATAATTAATATAACCCTTGCCGAAAATACTGCAGAATTAGAAGAGGTAGTGGTTGTAGGATATGGAACTCAAAAACGTTCTGATGTAACAGGTTCTGTAGCATCTGTACCGGAGGAACGATTAGAAAATTTGCCCGTAACAGATGTTACACAGGCCATACAAGGCACAACAGCAGGCTTGAATATTACCCAGGGCTCTTCTGTACCAGGATCAAGTGGTTCGATACAAGTTCGTGGGGTAAACTCCATTAATGGCTCCATCAGTCCATTTATTGTCTTGGACGGTATTCCATTTACAGGTACTATTAATGATATTAATGTAAGAGACATTAAATCGATTCAAGTACTTAAAGATGCCTCAGAAGTGGCAATCTACGGAACACGAGGGTCTAATGGGGTAATTCTAATACAAACAAAAAGAGGAGTGGATGGTGCGCCTCAGATCAACTATAGAACTTATACAGCCTTTGAAGAATTCGCAAATATCTTAACTCCACAGGGGCCAGAATCCTATGCTCAGAAATACGAGGATTACTTTAGTCAGGCGTTTCCAGACCGGGAACAGGATCGTATTCTTGAAAATCAAAGTGAGATTGATAACTACAATCTGGGTAGGACAACAAAATGGTTTGAGGAGGCCACACAAACAGGAATAATACAGGAGCACAACCTGAGTATCCGAGGGGGTAATGATAAGGTAAAATATTTTGTTTCTGGTCTTTATCTAGATCAGGAGGGAGTTATTAAAGGATATAACTATAAGAAATTTACGATGCGTTCTAATCTGGATGTTCAAATAACAGACTGGTTAAAAATGGGACTGAATGCTTTTTTTGCTAATAATAATTTTGACGGCGGGCGGGCTAACCTGCTTAATGCGACTGTCATGAGCCCTTATTCGGTTCCCCTTCAGGACAATGGAGAATATCTTATATTTCCAATGGCACCGGAGCTTTTATACGCAAACCCGTTACTTGGCTTAACCACGGATCGCTACGAGCGGGAGCGTACACTTTCTGGTAATGCTTTCTTTGAGATTAAGCCTCAGTTTTTAGAAGGGCTTTCTTATAGAATGAACACCTCATATACCTTAAATCCTTATGAATACCGTAATTATGAGGGAAGGGCCGCAAACAACAACAGGGGGATTCGCAAACATAGGAGGTGA
- a CDS encoding SusC/RagA family TonB-linked outer membrane protein, whose product MNTVIMREGPQTTTGGFANIGGDEKKVWIIENILKYTKSFGKHNLDFTGLYSAQANEFFKRNLNGTGFINDQLSYNNIGSAENIAGGTESSRSTLLSQMARINYSYDSRYLLTLTARRDGYSAFGANTNKYGTFPSLAVGWNIHNEDFMKNADEVNNLKLRFSYGQTGNRGVNKSLAGTILYAFGGTAYTGTFLAGLGNPNLVWETTTTVNLGIDFGFLNNRINGTVEIYHSNTDDLLLRRSIPALTVTNNIIDNIGEVRNKGLEFTVNTINVRNDNFSWETNVNFSTYRNEIVDLYGDGESDIPNRWFIGESLGAIFDYNMIGIWQEGEDTGTFNAQPGDIKFADLNNDGVIDPENDRSYLGNSLPSWTGGITNHISYKNFDLSFFIQTVQGVLKGNSDISYGDEVARRNTPEAVGYWTPENQSNEFPSLVFRNTRGYGYPRDASYVRLKDARFSYRFPSASIEKFALTELMVYVAGRNLYTLTDWIGWDPESRQYNRGSSDSNGSWNNNYPVVRSFSLGVNISL is encoded by the coding sequence ATGAATACCGTAATTATGAGGGAAGGGCCGCAAACAACAACAGGGGGATTCGCAAACATAGGAGGTGATGAAAAAAAAGTATGGATTATTGAAAATATTTTAAAATATACTAAAAGTTTTGGAAAACATAATTTAGACTTTACTGGTCTGTACAGTGCTCAGGCTAATGAATTTTTCAAGAGAAATTTAAACGGAACCGGTTTTATAAATGATCAATTGTCATATAATAATATTGGATCAGCAGAAAATATCGCTGGTGGTACGGAAAGTTCACGTTCTACTTTATTATCGCAAATGGCAAGGATCAATTATTCTTATGATAGCAGGTACCTACTTACGCTTACTGCAAGACGAGATGGGTATTCGGCCTTTGGCGCAAATACTAATAAGTATGGTACTTTTCCTTCTCTGGCCGTTGGTTGGAATATTCATAATGAAGATTTTATGAAAAATGCCGATGAGGTAAATAATTTAAAATTAAGATTTTCATATGGTCAAACCGGTAACCGTGGTGTAAACAAATCCCTGGCTGGTACAATACTTTATGCTTTTGGAGGTACCGCCTATACAGGAACCTTTCTGGCTGGGCTTGGTAACCCCAACCTTGTATGGGAAACGACAACAACTGTCAACTTGGGGATTGATTTTGGCTTCTTAAACAATAGAATCAATGGTACAGTAGAGATTTATCACTCTAATACTGATGACCTTCTGCTCCGCAGAAGTATTCCTGCCCTTACAGTAACAAACAATATTATAGATAATATAGGTGAGGTAAGGAATAAAGGTCTGGAATTTACGGTCAATACCATTAATGTAAGAAATGATAATTTCTCTTGGGAAACCAACGTGAATTTTTCAACTTATCGAAATGAGATTGTAGACCTTTATGGAGATGGGGAAAGTGATATACCTAATAGATGGTTTATCGGGGAATCTCTAGGGGCCATTTTTGACTATAATATGATAGGAATATGGCAGGAAGGTGAGGATACTGGTACTTTTAATGCGCAACCCGGAGATATTAAATTTGCAGACCTCAATAATGATGGTGTAATTGATCCAGAGAATGATAGAAGTTATTTGGGGAATTCTTTACCAAGTTGGACTGGCGGAATTACTAACCATATTTCTTATAAGAATTTTGACTTATCTTTCTTTATTCAAACGGTACAAGGTGTTTTAAAAGGCAATTCGGATATCAGTTATGGAGATGAGGTAGCGAGAAGAAATACACCCGAAGCAGTGGGCTATTGGACGCCTGAAAATCAAAGTAATGAATTTCCTTCCCTTGTTTTCAGAAACACAAGAGGCTATGGTTATCCGAGGGATGCAAGTTATGTAAGGCTTAAAGATGCCCGTTTTAGCTATAGGTTTCCTTCGGCAAGCATAGAAAAATTTGCCCTTACCGAACTTATGGTTTATGTGGCTGGTAGAAACCTGTATACCTTGACAGATTGGATAGGCTGGGATCCTGAAAGCCGACAATATAATCGTGGATCTAGTGATAGTAATGGAAGTTGGAATAATAATTACCCTGTGGTAAGGTCATTTTCATTAGGTGTTAATATATCATTATAA
- a CDS encoding SusC/RagA family TonB-linked outer membrane protein: protein MKFYNYRFLLSAFFMLFLSMSIFAQEVSISGTVLDEDGIPLPGVTVSIKSDPSKGTVTDFDGLYTIQAEKGKILVFSFLGFATQEITIGDQSTINVTLKEDTAELQEVVVVGFGKKKKVNLTGAVASVDSETFESRPVQNATQMLQGVVGGLNISQSSGGSLENRPSINIRGITTIGEGSSGGPLILIDGMQGDINTINPQDIESVSVLKDAAAASIYGSRAAFGVILITTKNGKKGAPSVSYSTNFRLSSPVNIPDMMDSYTFALFFNDANINGGSGAIFSDERLQRIRDYQNGVISAPIIVNPNNPARWADGYAEGNANVDWYDAIYRDKAGSQEHNLSVQGGGETVSYYFSANYLDQNGLMEFNQDKFKRYTTTAKIRANITDWLDFNYTSRFIREDYGRPSNLSDGLFTDLARQGWPILPLYDPNGFLYSSPSPALGLRDGGRDEKQDDSHYQQAQIVVQPMDGWEIFGEFNYRIKNNFRHWDIQQTYNHDINGEPYLYNRGSHVYEYAFRENYFNTNIYSTYNFDINEKHNFGVTVGFQSELNKYRDLSGRRDGILVPGSPYLDLTSGTDANGEVVAPSISGQFQNWATAGYFARLNYNYKEKYLLEANIRYDGTSRFQSDKRWQWFPSVSAGWNIAKEDFWEDFSSDISTFKFRGSWGELGNQNTNDWYPTYVTLPFNPANGSWLVNGLRPNTSSVPGLVSTFLTWERVQSWDVGLDVAMFNNRFTGSFDYFTRYTYDMVGPGMELPATLGTGSPATNNTDLKTYGFEVSLSWKDRLDNGLGYGIDIMLSDSQSEILKYPNQINDLSRYREGQKVGEIWGYETLGIAKTNEEMQNHLASLPNGGQDALGNQWAAGDIMYADINGDGRIDSGSWTEEDPGDRKLIGNSSARFPFSFTLSADWKGFDFRTFFQGIMKRDYFQGSYYFWGASSSGQWWSTGLVEHEDYFRADANHPLGQNLDSYYPRPVFSGKNQQTQTKYLQNAAYIRLKNIQLGYTIPSEIMEGLGINRFRVYVSGENLWTGTNLSGVFDPETIDGGPDDNGNVYPLSKTFALGLNINF, encoded by the coding sequence ATGAAATTTTACAATTACAGGTTTTTGTTATCTGCTTTTTTTATGCTGTTTTTGTCTATGAGCATATTTGCTCAGGAGGTTTCTATTTCGGGAACTGTGCTGGACGAAGATGGAATTCCTTTACCTGGGGTTACTGTAAGCATTAAAAGTGATCCTTCTAAGGGAACGGTCACAGATTTTGATGGATTGTATACAATCCAGGCAGAAAAGGGCAAGATCCTAGTGTTTTCTTTTCTTGGTTTCGCTACGCAGGAAATTACGATTGGAGATCAATCCACAATTAATGTAACCTTAAAAGAAGATACAGCTGAACTTCAGGAAGTAGTGGTAGTGGGGTTTGGTAAAAAGAAAAAAGTAAATTTAACGGGAGCTGTTGCTTCGGTCGATTCTGAAACATTCGAATCCAGACCGGTACAAAATGCAACACAAATGTTACAGGGCGTTGTAGGAGGTCTTAATATTAGCCAGAGTAGTGGAGGTAGTTTAGAGAATAGACCCTCTATCAATATTCGTGGAATTACCACTATAGGTGAGGGATCTTCGGGAGGTCCGTTAATTCTTATAGACGGAATGCAGGGGGATATCAATACCATCAATCCGCAGGATATCGAAAGTGTATCTGTACTTAAAGATGCGGCTGCAGCTTCAATATACGGTTCCAGAGCGGCATTTGGGGTGATATTGATTACCACCAAAAATGGAAAGAAAGGAGCTCCGTCAGTTTCTTACAGTACTAATTTTAGGCTGAGTTCACCAGTTAATATTCCAGATATGATGGACTCTTATACCTTTGCTTTATTTTTTAATGATGCAAATATAAATGGTGGTAGTGGCGCAATTTTTAGTGATGAACGATTACAAAGAATACGAGATTACCAAAATGGAGTAATTTCAGCTCCAATTATAGTGAATCCTAATAATCCTGCACGTTGGGCCGATGGTTATGCTGAGGGTAATGCAAATGTAGACTGGTATGATGCAATCTATCGTGATAAAGCTGGTTCTCAGGAACATAATTTAAGTGTTCAGGGAGGAGGAGAAACGGTAAGTTATTATTTTTCTGCTAATTATCTGGATCAAAATGGGTTAATGGAATTTAACCAGGATAAATTTAAAAGATATACAACCACAGCTAAAATTAGAGCAAATATTACTGATTGGTTGGATTTTAATTATACTAGCCGTTTTATAAGAGAAGATTATGGAAGACCATCAAATTTATCTGATGGTCTATTCACAGATTTGGCAAGGCAAGGATGGCCTATTTTACCACTTTATGATCCTAACGGATTTTTATATTCATCCCCTTCTCCCGCTTTAGGATTGCGAGATGGAGGTAGAGATGAAAAACAAGACGATTCTCATTATCAACAAGCACAAATTGTAGTACAGCCCATGGATGGTTGGGAAATTTTTGGAGAATTTAATTACCGTATAAAAAATAATTTTAGACACTGGGACATCCAGCAAACCTACAATCATGATATAAATGGAGAGCCCTACCTATACAATCGCGGTTCCCATGTTTATGAGTATGCTTTTCGGGAAAATTATTTCAATACAAATATTTACAGCACCTATAATTTTGATATAAACGAAAAACATAATTTCGGAGTAACTGTTGGTTTTCAATCAGAGTTAAATAAATATAGAGATTTAAGTGGTAGAAGAGATGGGATATTAGTTCCGGGATCTCCTTATCTGGATTTAACTTCGGGAACAGATGCTAATGGAGAAGTAGTAGCACCCAGTATTTCTGGACAATTTCAAAATTGGGCAACTGCTGGTTATTTCGCGCGACTCAATTATAATTATAAAGAAAAGTATTTACTTGAAGCCAATATTAGATATGACGGGACTTCAAGATTTCAGTCAGATAAGCGATGGCAATGGTTCCCTTCTGTATCTGCAGGTTGGAATATTGCAAAAGAAGATTTTTGGGAAGATTTTTCCAGTGATATAAGCACCTTTAAATTTAGGGGCTCCTGGGGGGAATTAGGTAATCAAAATACCAACGATTGGTATCCAACTTATGTAACGCTACCTTTTAATCCCGCAAATGGAAGTTGGCTGGTTAACGGCTTAAGACCCAATACAAGCTCAGTTCCAGGACTTGTAAGTACATTTTTAACATGGGAGCGTGTACAAAGTTGGGATGTAGGATTAGACGTTGCTATGTTTAATAACCGGTTTACTGGTTCTTTCGATTACTTTACTCGCTATACTTATGATATGGTTGGCCCAGGTATGGAATTACCTGCCACCTTAGGAACCGGTTCTCCCGCTACGAATAATACAGACCTTAAAACTTATGGTTTTGAAGTAAGTCTATCCTGGAAAGATCGATTGGATAATGGACTAGGTTATGGAATTGATATTATGCTTTCTGATTCCCAATCGGAAATATTGAAATACCCAAATCAAATTAATGATCTATCCAGGTATAGAGAAGGTCAAAAAGTAGGAGAAATTTGGGGATATGAAACTTTGGGAATAGCAAAAACTAATGAAGAAATGCAGAATCATTTGGCCTCTCTTCCCAATGGTGGTCAGGATGCACTTGGTAATCAATGGGCAGCAGGAGACATTATGTATGCAGATATTAATGGAGACGGCAGAATTGATTCGGGTTCATGGACAGAGGAGGATCCAGGGGACAGAAAGTTAATCGGAAATAGCAGTGCAAGATTTCCTTTTTCGTTCACCCTTAGTGCAGATTGGAAGGGATTTGACTTTAGAACATTTTTTCAGGGAATAATGAAGCGTGATTATTTCCAGGGAAGCTATTATTTCTGGGGAGCATCAAGTTCAGGACAATGGTGGTCAACGGGCTTGGTAGAGCACGAGGATTATTTTAGGGCAGATGCCAATCATCCGTTGGGTCAGAATTTAGACTCTTACTATCCAAGACCTGTATTTAGTGGAAAAAATCAGCAAACTCAAACTAAATATTTACAAAATGCAGCTTACATAAGATTGAAAAATATTCAATTAGGTTATACCATACCTTCAGAAATAATGGAGGGTCTAGGGATAAACAGATTTAGAGTGTATGTTTCTGGGGAGAATTTATGGACAGGCACTAACCTGTCTGGAGTATTCGATCCTGAAACTATTGATGGAGGTCCAGACGATAATGGGAACGTTTACCCGCTTTCAAAAACCTTTGCATTAGGGTTAAATATCAATTTCTAA
- a CDS encoding RagB/SusD family nutrient uptake outer membrane protein: MKKYIISITVFSLLLSFIGCSDDFLERPPESELTPEQYLFEESQLASYTINLYGILPSHGNWSFGTFGIDSDTDNMANMDYDNKYVPGQWRVGQSGGSWDFGNIRNVNYFLSTVVPRYNNDEITGSESGVKHYIGEAYFLRAFEYFNKVQSLGDFPILKKDLPDDLTVLSEASERRPHPEVVRFIISDLDSAATMMMPSSPDGNKNRLSSYAALLMKSRVALYEASWLKNFRGTAFVPNGPGWPGANKDYNQGWQYEAGSIDAEIEWLLNQAIMAAEEVAGAFPLTPNNGVLQQAVSDAQNPYFDLFSAEDMSDFSEVILWRDYDQGLGIVHNVPVNAMLGNYGVGLTKGLVDSFLMENGLPIYANGSGYAGDDYIEDVRDNRDGRLWLFLKQPGQVNVLYNEQAGNSVTPIEPIPDITNNIWEKGYSTGYTIRKGLNYDGTQANNGQGYTGSLVFRATEAYLNYIEASYLSTGSINATASGYWRAIRERAGVDADFQKTIVATNMQLESNGDWGAFSAGQLIDPTLYNIRRERRNELFAEGLRWMDLKRWRALDQLIDNNYHIEGFKLWGPMQEWYDEGNLKFDVADATVSSPNRSEYLRPYEQTGAELVYDGYSWAMAHYLDPIAIQHFLITSENKNLSTSPIYQNPGWPLSANEGAQPINE; the protein is encoded by the coding sequence ATGAAGAAGTATATAATTTCAATAACAGTTTTTTCTCTATTGCTAAGCTTTATAGGATGTAGTGATGATTTTTTAGAAAGACCTCCTGAATCTGAACTTACACCAGAACAATATTTATTTGAAGAATCGCAACTAGCTTCTTATACTATTAATTTATATGGAATATTACCTAGTCATGGGAATTGGAGCTTTGGTACATTTGGTATAGATTCAGATACCGATAACATGGCGAATATGGATTATGATAATAAATATGTTCCTGGCCAATGGCGTGTTGGTCAAAGTGGAGGAAGTTGGGATTTTGGCAATATTCGAAATGTAAACTATTTTTTATCTACTGTGGTGCCTCGTTATAACAATGATGAAATAACAGGAAGTGAAAGTGGGGTAAAGCACTATATTGGAGAAGCTTATTTCCTTCGAGCTTTCGAATATTTTAATAAAGTACAGTCTTTAGGAGATTTTCCTATTCTTAAAAAAGATTTACCAGATGATCTAACAGTGTTAAGTGAAGCCAGTGAGAGAAGACCGCACCCAGAGGTGGTTAGGTTTATTATTTCAGATTTGGATTCTGCGGCCACTATGATGATGCCTTCTTCGCCAGATGGAAATAAAAACAGGTTATCAAGTTATGCGGCACTTTTAATGAAGTCTAGAGTTGCGCTATATGAAGCAAGCTGGTTAAAAAACTTTAGAGGAACAGCTTTTGTTCCTAATGGTCCTGGTTGGCCTGGAGCAAACAAAGATTACAATCAGGGGTGGCAATATGAAGCAGGAAGTATAGATGCCGAAATTGAGTGGTTACTAAATCAAGCAATAATGGCAGCTGAGGAAGTAGCAGGGGCATTTCCATTAACTCCAAATAACGGTGTACTACAACAAGCGGTTTCCGATGCGCAAAATCCATATTTCGATTTGTTTAGTGCAGAAGATATGTCAGATTTTAGTGAAGTTATTTTATGGAGAGATTATGATCAGGGATTGGGTATCGTCCATAACGTACCTGTAAATGCAATGCTTGGCAATTATGGTGTAGGTTTGACAAAAGGACTGGTAGATTCTTTTCTTATGGAGAACGGATTACCTATTTACGCTAATGGTTCAGGATATGCAGGAGATGATTATATAGAGGATGTAAGGGATAACCGAGATGGCAGGTTATGGCTATTTTTAAAGCAGCCAGGACAGGTTAATGTTTTATATAACGAACAGGCAGGTAATTCGGTAACGCCAATAGAGCCTATACCAGACATCACCAATAATATATGGGAAAAAGGGTATTCTACAGGTTACACCATTAGAAAAGGTTTGAATTATGATGGTACGCAGGCAAATAATGGCCAGGGATATACAGGAAGCTTAGTATTTAGAGCAACAGAAGCTTATTTAAATTATATTGAAGCTTCTTATTTGAGTACAGGAAGTATAAATGCCACAGCATCCGGATATTGGAGAGCTATAAGAGAAAGAGCAGGAGTTGATGCTGATTTTCAAAAAACAATTGTAGCTACAAATATGCAATTAGAATCCAATGGAGACTGGGGGGCTTTTTCTGCTGGACAGCTTATTGATCCCACATTATACAACATTCGTAGAGAACGTAGAAATGAACTTTTTGCAGAAGGTCTTCGATGGATGGATCTTAAAAGATGGAGGGCTTTAGATCAGTTAATTGATAATAATTATCATATTGAAGGTTTTAAACTTTGGGGCCCTATGCAGGAATGGTATGATGAAGGGAACTTAAAGTTTGATGTTGCAGATGCAACTGTTTCATCACCCAATCGAAGTGAATATCTAAGACCTTATGAGCAAACAGGAGCTGAATTGGTTTACGATGGTTACAGTTGGGCTATGGCACACTATTTAGATCCCATTGCAATTCAACATTTCTTAATCACTTCTGAGAATAAAAATTTGAGTACTTCTCCAATTTATCAAAATCCGGGATGGCCATTAAGTGCAAATGAAGGGGCACAACCTATAAATGAATAA
- a CDS encoding BNR repeat-containing protein, with product MLKTSPTICLSLLFFIASCSPIRTKDIKVGEGWANNSVNTTIFRKNAITSAGEYQFLGYYDNNEHMIIAKRKLNSSNFDLSSSDFTGNAKDAHNSISLAVDGNKQLHVSWDHHDNPLNYAVGDSILSPQLGDKTRMTGKDENKVSYPQFYNLKNGNLLFLFRSGQSGEGKLVSKLYNIETQNWTDLHENLIDGEGERNAYWQASVDTKGTIHLSWVWRESWDVSTNHDMAYARSKDGGKTWEKSTGEKYSLPVTAETAEYAWRIPQKSGLINQTAMTTDTNGNPFIATYWTENNKTDYQIIYLEDGKWKHENTNFRNTSFQLGGGGTKKIPISRPDILLKETKNDPTIYLLFRDQERENKVSLAYHQLHTNKPWGVIDLTKESVGEWEPNYDLQLWGKEGKLHVFVQKVTQLDGEGLATAPPTEVRILEVSNLPR from the coding sequence ATGCTCAAAACTTCTCCTACTATCTGCCTTTCGCTATTGTTCTTTATAGCTTCATGTTCTCCAATAAGAACTAAGGATATAAAGGTAGGAGAAGGATGGGCCAATAATTCGGTTAATACCACAATTTTTAGAAAGAATGCAATAACATCAGCGGGAGAGTATCAATTTCTGGGATATTACGATAATAACGAGCACATGATTATTGCAAAAAGGAAACTCAATTCATCAAATTTCGATTTAAGTAGTAGTGATTTTACCGGCAATGCGAAAGATGCACATAATTCGATAAGCCTTGCGGTAGACGGCAATAAACAGTTACATGTAAGCTGGGATCACCACGATAATCCTCTAAATTATGCAGTTGGCGACTCGATTTTAAGTCCACAACTTGGTGATAAAACAAGGATGACAGGTAAGGATGAAAATAAAGTTTCTTACCCACAATTTTATAATCTTAAAAATGGAAATCTTCTCTTCCTATTTAGATCTGGACAATCCGGGGAAGGTAAACTGGTTTCAAAACTTTATAATATTGAGACCCAAAATTGGACAGATTTGCATGAGAATCTTATAGATGGTGAAGGAGAGCGAAACGCCTACTGGCAAGCTAGTGTAGATACAAAGGGAACGATTCATTTATCATGGGTGTGGCGTGAAAGCTGGGACGTTTCTACCAATCATGATATGGCCTATGCCAGATCTAAAGATGGTGGAAAAACCTGGGAGAAATCGACCGGTGAAAAATATTCTCTGCCTGTAACAGCTGAAACCGCTGAATACGCCTGGAGGATTCCGCAGAAAAGCGGATTAATTAATCAAACCGCTATGACGACCGATACAAACGGAAACCCTTTTATCGCCACTTATTGGACAGAAAATAATAAAACCGATTACCAAATAATCTATCTGGAAGATGGAAAATGGAAGCACGAAAATACTAATTTTAGGAACACATCATTTCAATTAGGCGGTGGGGGAACTAAAAAAATTCCGATTTCAAGACCGGATATTTTACTTAAGGAAACCAAAAATGATCCCACGATTTATCTTTTGTTTAGAGATCAGGAAAGAGAAAACAAAGTTTCTTTAGCCTATCACCAGTTGCATACCAATAAACCTTGGGGAGTAATTGATCTTACAAAAGAATCTGTAGGCGAGTGGGAACCGAATTATGATTTGCAACTTTGGGGTAAAGAAGGAAAATTACATGTTTTTGTTCAGAAAGTCACTCAGTTGGATGGAGAGGGGCTTGCAACGGCACCACCTACAGAGGTTCGGATACTGGAAGTTTCAAATTTGCCGAGGTAA
- a CDS encoding glycoside hydrolase family 88 protein, with amino-acid sequence MKLNTIKILSIVVFLITLISCKENKNIEEKESSEAELTKSISEEKIDSVNQLAANQYLAMSESLEESRYPKTFYPKKNKFESSNSGWWTSGFYPGTLLYLYEETGEDSLKIEAERILEDLKREESNTSTHDLGFMMFCSFGNANRIDPKPEYQEILMNSAKSLATRYNDTVKAIRSWDSASWNKAGEDDLVVIIDNMMNLELLFWATEYSGDSAYYDIAVNHANTTMQNHFRDDYSSYHEVIYDENTGTVKKQITNQGYADESSWARGQAWGLYGYVVMYRATKDEKYLEMAKNIANFILNHTNLPEDKVPFWDFDTDKIPNDLRDSSAASVMASALLELYEFTDQTQYFKAAEQMLKTLCSPEYLANQDELGGFLLKHGVGNMPNKTEVDVPLTYGDYYFVEALKRYKEI; translated from the coding sequence ATGAAATTAAATACAATTAAAATACTTAGCATTGTTGTTTTTTTGATCACGCTGATTTCCTGTAAAGAGAATAAAAATATTGAAGAAAAAGAATCTTCGGAAGCTGAATTAACTAAAAGCATTTCCGAAGAAAAAATAGATTCAGTAAACCAGTTAGCGGCTAATCAGTATTTAGCAATGTCCGAAAGCTTAGAGGAAAGTAGGTACCCAAAGACCTTTTATCCTAAAAAGAACAAATTTGAATCCAGTAATTCAGGTTGGTGGACAAGCGGGTTTTATCCGGGAACGCTCTTGTATCTTTACGAAGAAACCGGTGAGGATAGTTTAAAAATTGAAGCTGAAAGGATATTAGAAGATCTTAAGAGAGAAGAATCTAACACCTCTACGCACGATCTTGGATTTATGATGTTTTGCAGTTTTGGTAATGCCAACCGTATTGATCCAAAACCAGAGTATCAGGAGATTTTAATGAATAGCGCTAAATCACTGGCGACACGTTATAATGATACGGTAAAAGCCATTAGATCCTGGGATAGCGCTTCCTGGAATAAAGCAGGGGAAGATGATTTGGTAGTGATTATAGATAACATGATGAATCTGGAGCTTTTGTTTTGGGCTACGGAATATAGTGGTGACAGTGCCTACTATGATATTGCAGTAAATCATGCGAATACTACGATGCAAAATCATTTTAGGGATGATTATAGTTCCTATCACGAAGTAATCTATGATGAAAATACCGGAACTGTAAAAAAGCAAATTACAAATCAGGGATATGCAGATGAGTCTTCATGGGCAAGAGGACAGGCCTGGGGTTTATATGGATATGTCGTGATGTACCGGGCAACCAAAGATGAAAAGTATTTAGAAATGGCAAAAAATATCGCCAATTTTATATTAAATCATACTAATCTTCCAGAAGATAAGGTGCCTTTTTGGGATTTTGATACTGATAAAATTCCAAATGATTTAAGAGATAGTTCTGCAGCTTCGGTGATGGCTTCGGCTTTATTAGAATTATATGAGTTTACAGATCAAACGCAATATTTTAAAGCTGCTGAACAAATGTTGAAAACCTTATGCAGTCCTGAATATTTAGCAAATCAGGACGAGTTAGGTGGATTTTTGCTTAAACATGGTGTAGGAAACATGCCTAATAAAACTGAAGTAGACGTACCATTAACTTATGGCGATTATTATTTTGTTGAGGCTTTAAAACGATATAAAGAAATTTAA